A part of Gramella sp. MAR_2010_147 genomic DNA contains:
- a CDS encoding SRPBCC domain-containing protein: MGERKKLDWSSFTVNIPIDNPREKIIEAWMTPKILENWFLRLAEFSTGNGEKRKRDENIQPGDSYRWQWYGWPDNIEEHGEVLHPEEGEFLRFIFGKAGKVGVRIVEENGQQILRLVQENIPQDEESIMNFYVGCKTGWTFYMLNLKSILQGGPDLRNKRSELQMD; the protein is encoded by the coding sequence ATGGGTGAAAGAAAGAAATTAGATTGGAGCAGCTTTACGGTAAATATACCAATAGATAATCCCAGGGAGAAGATTATTGAAGCGTGGATGACTCCAAAAATATTGGAGAACTGGTTCTTGCGATTAGCAGAGTTCTCTACCGGAAATGGAGAAAAAAGAAAACGAGATGAGAATATCCAGCCCGGAGATTCTTATAGATGGCAATGGTATGGCTGGCCAGATAATATTGAAGAACACGGAGAAGTCTTACATCCTGAAGAAGGTGAATTTCTTAGATTTATTTTCGGAAAAGCAGGAAAGGTTGGTGTTCGCATTGTTGAAGAAAATGGACAACAAATTCTTAGACTGGTTCAGGAAAATATCCCGCAAGATGAAGAATCTATAATGAACTTTTATGTGGGTTGTAAAACCGGATGGACCTTTTATATGTTAAACCTCAAATCTATTCTGCAAGGTGGGCCCGATCTAAGGAATAAACGCAGCGAATTACAAATGGATTAA
- a CDS encoding DUF1801 domain-containing protein — MKIDAESPKEYLEKVPEERKQAMTKLQAVIKENLPDGFQETMSYGMIGYVVPHNLYPDGYHCDPSLPLPFMNLASQKNYIAVYHSGVYADKELHKWFVEEYKKHIGKKPDMGKSCIRFKNMDKIPYDLIGELSSKISLQEWIATYESNIKNRK; from the coding sequence ATGAAAATCGATGCAGAATCCCCGAAGGAATATCTTGAAAAGGTTCCTGAAGAGAGAAAACAAGCAATGACAAAATTACAAGCTGTTATAAAAGAGAATCTGCCCGATGGCTTTCAGGAAACCATGAGCTATGGAATGATAGGCTACGTTGTGCCTCATAACCTGTATCCTGATGGTTACCACTGTGACCCTTCCCTTCCACTGCCATTTATGAACCTGGCGTCACAAAAAAATTATATTGCAGTCTACCATTCCGGGGTTTATGCAGATAAAGAGCTGCATAAATGGTTTGTAGAAGAATATAAAAAACATATAGGCAAAAAACCAGATATGGGGAAAAGTTGTATACGTTTTAAAAATATGGATAAAATCCCATATGATCTTATTGGGGAGCTTTCATCAAAAATTAGTTTACAGGAATGGATCGCAACGTATGAGTCTAATATAAAGAACAGAAAATAA
- a CDS encoding HAMP domain-containing histidine kinase — MSNITRNTSQLYRITYEAYSKFANDVNRCANLEQVAEVCRTHLKYLINFKIIRMTIFQNNKYFFFELFGNKVWYDLKEESEILDYEKELMLKGIPILTNEFPDKLIKNKLDINSLYDPVLWGWCFDKNERKVLVSLLADKEKVFSVGDVEILKLMVDCIQAKFSEIYLKRQLSIQNKNLSEAYKTIQSKNQEIERIVENQKQTIKARTSEITLKNEKLLHISALNAHNIREPLSRIQGIAELFEFFDDDACRTELIPKLVESVEEMDGVLKEVVDMASKELMDLKAKDL; from the coding sequence ATGAGTAATATAACGCGTAATACCTCTCAGTTATATAGAATTACCTATGAGGCTTATTCAAAATTTGCCAATGATGTAAATCGTTGTGCCAATCTTGAACAGGTAGCTGAAGTATGTAGAACTCATCTAAAGTATCTGATTAATTTCAAGATTATCAGGATGACTATTTTTCAGAATAACAAATACTTCTTTTTTGAATTATTCGGAAATAAAGTTTGGTATGATCTAAAGGAGGAATCAGAGATTTTAGATTATGAAAAAGAACTGATGCTTAAGGGTATTCCAATTCTTACCAATGAATTTCCAGACAAACTGATAAAAAATAAACTGGATATCAACTCTTTATACGATCCTGTGCTCTGGGGGTGGTGTTTTGACAAAAATGAAAGAAAAGTATTAGTATCTTTGCTCGCTGATAAGGAAAAAGTATTTTCAGTTGGTGATGTAGAGATCTTAAAGCTAATGGTAGATTGTATCCAGGCTAAATTTAGTGAGATCTATCTAAAAAGACAACTTTCAATTCAGAACAAAAATCTTTCTGAAGCATACAAAACCATTCAATCTAAGAATCAGGAGATCGAAAGAATTGTTGAAAATCAAAAGCAGACGATCAAGGCGAGAACGAGTGAGATCACTTTAAAAAATGAAAAATTACTCCATATTTCAGCTCTTAATGCTCACAATATAAGGGAACCACTTTCACGAATTCAGGGAATTGCCGAATTATTTGAATTTTTCGATGATGATGCATGTAGAACAGAATTAATTCCCAAACTTGTTGAAAGCGTAGAAGAAATGGACGGAGTATTAAAAGAAGTTGTAGATATGGCATCAAAAGAATTGATGGACTTAAAGGCCAAGGATTTATGA
- a CDS encoding nuclear transport factor 2 family protein, whose product MKKTLTTLICLFVFNLINSQVDQNSDLYISLKSRDSLLFDIGFNQCKIERFESFVSKDLEFYHDQGGLTTNKEDFLENVRNNICSNPDKKPIRKLVEGSLEVFPLYANGKLYGALQKGIHDFYIQESGKELYKTSSAKFTHVWIKEDNNWILKRVLSYDHKSPQQ is encoded by the coding sequence ATGAAAAAAACTCTTACCACTCTCATCTGTCTTTTTGTATTTAATTTGATTAATTCACAAGTTGATCAAAATTCAGATTTATACATAAGCCTAAAATCCCGTGACAGTTTGCTCTTTGATATAGGTTTCAACCAATGTAAAATTGAACGATTCGAGAGTTTCGTAAGTAAAGATCTTGAATTCTATCATGACCAGGGTGGTTTAACCACAAACAAGGAAGACTTTTTAGAGAATGTAAGAAACAATATTTGTTCAAATCCCGATAAAAAACCTATTAGAAAACTTGTTGAAGGGAGTCTTGAAGTCTTTCCTCTTTATGCAAACGGGAAATTATATGGTGCGCTTCAAAAAGGAATTCACGACTTTTATATACAGGAATCTGGTAAAGAACTTTATAAAACCAGTTCGGCTAAATTTACTCATGTCTGGATTAAAGAAGATAATAACTGGATTCTCAAAAGAGTTTTAAGCTACGATCACAAAAGCCCTCAACAGTAA
- a CDS encoding cupin domain-containing protein has protein sequence MEKVNVQDKFKKFSDHWNPRIVGELNGQQVKFAKLKGEFIWHSHDDEDEMFWIVKGTLKLEFRDRTVELNENEFFIVPRGVEHKPIAEKEVHVMLFEPASTKHTGNEKHALTNNNQEHL, from the coding sequence ATGGAAAAAGTAAACGTACAGGATAAATTTAAAAAATTCTCAGATCACTGGAATCCGAGAATTGTTGGTGAACTTAACGGCCAGCAGGTAAAATTTGCCAAACTAAAAGGTGAGTTTATATGGCACTCCCATGATGATGAAGATGAAATGTTCTGGATCGTAAAGGGAACTTTGAAATTGGAATTTCGGGACAGGACGGTAGAATTAAATGAAAACGAATTCTTTATTGTTCCCCGTGGTGTGGAGCATAAACCGATCGCCGAAAAAGAAGTTCATGTCATGCTATTTGAGCCGGCCTCTACCAAACACACCGGTAATGAAAAACATGCGCTCACCAATAACAACCAGGAACACCTCTAA
- a CDS encoding MFS transporter, protein MKVSSRILPVIVFAQFCCTSLWFAGNAVMPSLLEEFGLNSEALGHLTSAVQFGFITGTLCFAFLTISDRFSPSKVFFICSILGALFNLGALFEENQLFSMIIFRFLTGFSLAGIYPVGMKIASDYFDKGLGRSLGYLVGALVLGTAFPHLLKELSGIINLEWRSVIYFTSGLSVSGGLLILFLVPNGPYQKKRPQPDFSLIFKVFKNTNFRQAAFGYFGHMWELYAFWAFVPVILSFYKNSHPEVDFSIPLISFLIIGLGGLSCILGGYISEKWGVKRTAGMALFLSGLCCLISPIIFNLNSEIGFIGFLIFWGLVVVADSPLFSTLVAQNTSPEARGTALTIVNCIGFSLTIFSIQLLNILLGLLTPALIFIFLSMGPILGLAALFWRRKTA, encoded by the coding sequence TTGAAAGTATCTTCCCGGATATTACCTGTTATTGTTTTTGCTCAATTTTGCTGTACGTCCCTGTGGTTCGCAGGAAATGCAGTAATGCCCAGTCTTCTTGAGGAATTTGGATTGAATTCTGAAGCACTTGGACATTTAACCTCTGCAGTACAGTTTGGATTTATTACAGGTACCTTATGCTTTGCTTTCCTCACCATTTCAGATAGATTTTCACCATCAAAAGTGTTCTTTATTTGCTCCATCCTTGGGGCGTTATTTAATCTAGGTGCATTATTTGAAGAAAATCAGCTTTTTAGTATGATCATATTCAGGTTCTTAACCGGTTTTTCGCTGGCAGGGATCTATCCTGTTGGTATGAAGATCGCTTCCGATTATTTTGATAAAGGCCTTGGACGCTCCCTTGGTTACCTGGTTGGGGCCCTGGTATTAGGCACTGCTTTTCCGCATTTATTAAAAGAACTCTCGGGAATTATCAATCTCGAATGGAGATCGGTGATTTATTTTACCTCTGGCCTGTCCGTTTCAGGCGGACTTCTTATTTTGTTCTTAGTACCAAATGGACCTTATCAGAAGAAGAGACCACAACCAGACTTTAGTCTCATCTTTAAGGTTTTTAAAAATACAAATTTTCGCCAGGCGGCTTTTGGTTATTTTGGACATATGTGGGAACTATACGCCTTCTGGGCTTTTGTTCCTGTTATTCTCAGCTTCTATAAGAATTCACATCCTGAAGTCGACTTTAGTATCCCCTTAATATCGTTCTTAATAATTGGTCTTGGAGGATTATCCTGTATACTTGGCGGTTATATTTCTGAAAAATGGGGTGTAAAAAGAACCGCCGGTATGGCACTATTTCTATCTGGACTTTGCTGCTTGATATCACCCATTATTTTTAATCTCAATTCTGAAATCGGCTTTATTGGATTCCTTATTTTCTGGGGACTGGTAGTTGTGGCAGATTCTCCCCTATTCTCCACGCTCGTGGCTCAAAATACATCTCCTGAAGCAAGAGGAACTGCACTTACAATAGTAAATTGTATAGGTTTTTCCCTAACCATATTTAGCATACAATTATTAAATATATTACTTGGTCTATTAACACCTGCTTTAATTTTTATTTTTTTAAGTATGGGACCAATCCTGGGACTGGCTGCATTGTTTTGGAGACGAAAGACCGCTTAA
- a CDS encoding alpha/beta fold hydrolase: MKKINYLIFLLAVGIFAQDEKKPKEYSIEQFYENTRIGGGQFSNDESKLLISSDESGIFNLYEITLDGKSKSAVTNSTEESFFAVDYVPNSEDIIYSADKGGNEIDHLYLLKPDGTSRDLTSGENEKANFAGWSGDKSTMYYLSNKRNPQFFDLYSMKIGTWEPEMIYENKEGYSVSDVSDSGKFLALSKPITTSENKLFLLNIENEEMTEISKPGFSYSPTGFSKDKTELYYTTNHGGEFSRLMSFNLDSKESEVLYETNWDVMYSSLSENDTYRVIAINEDGSNKLIMWENATKTPMELPDIKDGNIVSASFSDSEELLRLTVGTSRTPNNIYVYNLKTKELKKLTSTLNPEIDVNDLVSAEVVRYKSFDGLEIPAIYYKPLTATADNKKPALVWVHGGPGGQSRVGYFALIQYLANHGYAILAVNNRGSSGYGASFYKMDDKNHGEKDLQDVIYGKKWLESQDYIDKDQIGIIGGSYGGYMTMAAMTFEPEEFEVGVNIFGVTNWLRTLKSIPPYWESFKNALYEELGDPNTKDSIRLRKNSPLFHAENVKNPIMVLQGANDPRVLQVESDEIVEAVKANDVPVEYMVFPDEGHGFIKKENEIKAYRQILTFLDKYLRDEDVTMPEKSIKD, from the coding sequence ATGAAAAAAATCAATTACTTAATTTTCCTGCTTGCCGTAGGGATTTTTGCACAGGATGAAAAAAAACCAAAAGAGTACAGCATAGAACAATTCTATGAAAACACCCGTATTGGTGGCGGACAGTTTTCTAATGATGAAAGTAAATTATTGATAAGTTCTGATGAATCTGGTATTTTTAATCTGTATGAAATCACTTTGGATGGCAAATCAAAATCTGCGGTGACCAATTCTACTGAAGAATCATTTTTCGCGGTAGATTATGTTCCTAATTCTGAAGACATTATTTATTCTGCAGATAAAGGGGGAAATGAAATAGATCATTTATACCTGTTAAAACCCGATGGCACTTCCCGGGATCTTACATCCGGAGAAAATGAAAAGGCGAATTTTGCAGGCTGGAGCGGTGACAAATCAACCATGTACTACTTATCAAACAAAAGAAACCCTCAATTTTTTGATCTATACAGTATGAAAATTGGGACCTGGGAACCGGAAATGATCTATGAGAACAAAGAAGGCTACTCGGTTTCAGATGTATCAGATTCAGGGAAATTTCTTGCGCTATCAAAACCAATAACTACCAGTGAAAATAAACTTTTCTTACTTAATATAGAGAACGAAGAAATGACTGAAATTTCCAAACCGGGTTTCAGTTACAGTCCTACTGGATTCAGTAAGGATAAAACAGAGCTTTACTACACCACCAATCACGGCGGTGAATTTAGCAGGCTGATGTCTTTTAATTTAGATAGCAAGGAGTCTGAAGTTCTTTACGAAACCAACTGGGATGTAATGTACAGCAGCCTAAGCGAAAATGACACGTACAGGGTAATAGCGATAAACGAAGACGGCTCCAACAAGCTAATTATGTGGGAGAATGCAACAAAAACTCCGATGGAGCTTCCAGATATTAAAGATGGAAATATCGTATCAGCCAGTTTCTCAGATAGCGAGGAGCTTCTCAGGTTAACCGTTGGAACATCAAGAACCCCCAATAATATTTATGTTTATAACCTAAAAACCAAAGAGCTCAAAAAATTAACGAGTACATTAAATCCGGAAATTGATGTTAATGACCTTGTATCTGCAGAGGTGGTTAGATACAAATCTTTTGACGGACTGGAAATACCTGCGATCTACTACAAACCGCTAACTGCAACGGCCGATAATAAAAAACCTGCGTTAGTTTGGGTTCATGGCGGGCCGGGTGGTCAGTCCAGAGTAGGTTATTTTGCCCTTATTCAATATCTGGCTAATCATGGATATGCAATATTGGCCGTAAATAACCGCGGTAGTAGTGGATATGGCGCAAGTTTCTATAAAATGGATGACAAGAATCATGGCGAAAAAGACCTTCAGGATGTGATTTACGGGAAAAAATGGCTGGAATCACAAGATTACATCGATAAAGATCAAATAGGAATTATTGGTGGTAGTTATGGTGGGTATATGACCATGGCAGCTATGACTTTCGAGCCTGAGGAATTTGAAGTTGGAGTAAATATTTTCGGGGTAACTAACTGGTTGCGTACTTTAAAATCTATCCCGCCTTACTGGGAGTCTTTTAAGAATGCTTTATATGAAGAATTAGGTGATCCAAACACCAAAGATTCTATAAGGCTTAGAAAGAATTCTCCTTTATTCCATGCTGAGAATGTAAAAAATCCTATCATGGTTTTACAGGGAGCTAACGATCCGCGGGTGCTTCAGGTTGAGTCTGATGAAATTGTGGAAGCAGTAAAAGCCAATGATGTTCCTGTTGAGTATATGGTTTTTCCTGATGAAGGTCATGGTTTTATCAAAAAGGAAAATGAAATCAAAGCTTACAGGCAGATTCTCACTTTTCTTGATAAATACTTGAGAGATGAAGATGTCACTATGCCCGAAAAATCAATAAAAGATTAA
- a CDS encoding VOC family protein — MKNTMSIQYKAPPKTRIGHIHLRVSNIEKSLLFYRDLLGFEITERIGDQAVFLSAGGYHHHIALNTWYSKNSSKSNKSGVGLFHAAILYDKREELAAITRRLIENNYPLTGAADHGVSEAIYLDDPDGNGIELYWDRSKKDWPRDADGSLKMYTKNLNVEDLINA; from the coding sequence ATGAAAAATACCATGTCTATACAGTATAAGGCTCCTCCTAAAACCAGAATTGGCCATATTCATTTAAGAGTTTCAAATATTGAAAAATCTCTCCTGTTTTACAGGGATCTCCTGGGTTTTGAAATTACTGAAAGAATCGGTGATCAGGCTGTTTTTCTTTCTGCAGGAGGATATCATCATCATATAGCTTTAAATACGTGGTATAGTAAAAACTCCTCCAAATCAAATAAATCTGGAGTCGGGCTTTTTCACGCGGCGATACTCTATGATAAACGAGAGGAATTAGCTGCAATTACCAGAAGACTCATTGAAAATAATTATCCGTTAACAGGCGCTGCAGATCATGGTGTCTCTGAAGCGATTTATCTTGATGATCCTGATGGTAACGGGATTGAATTATATTGGGACAGATCAAAAAAAGACTGGCCTAGAGATGCAGATGGCAGTTTGAAAATGTACACTAAAAACCTGAATGTAGAAGATCTGATAAATGCATGA
- a CDS encoding carboxymuconolactone decarboxylase family protein, with the protein MNQSLSITQSRYKMVSYDSASPEVQEIYDDTKKTLQLPFVLNWFKCQGDNALLLKGNWSKLKNTLMEGQVPNVLKQLIIYNVSKERGCNYCSHAHGIFADSMSSMISEEEDFKATQNLNSPSMPMSYKTAVQVVTKAALNHSDISDEDFEKLEDAGFTPKEIQELMAQADLVNMLNTIADVSRIKIDNELLETPE; encoded by the coding sequence ATGAATCAATCATTATCCATAACTCAGTCTAGATACAAAATGGTTTCTTATGACTCAGCATCTCCAGAGGTACAAGAAATTTATGACGACACAAAAAAGACCTTACAGCTACCTTTTGTACTTAACTGGTTCAAATGCCAGGGAGACAACGCTCTATTATTGAAAGGCAACTGGAGTAAGTTAAAAAATACTTTAATGGAGGGCCAGGTTCCTAACGTTCTAAAACAACTTATCATATATAATGTTTCCAAAGAAAGAGGTTGTAACTACTGTTCCCATGCGCATGGCATCTTTGCAGACAGTATGAGCTCTATGATCTCTGAAGAAGAAGATTTTAAAGCCACGCAAAACCTAAATTCCCCTTCCATGCCAATGAGTTACAAAACTGCTGTTCAGGTAGTAACAAAGGCTGCTTTAAATCATTCAGATATTTCAGATGAAGATTTTGAAAAACTGGAAGACGCTGGCTTTACTCCTAAAGAGATCCAGGAACTAATGGCACAGGCAGACCTTGTAAATATGCTAAATACCATAGCTGATGTTTCAAGGATTAAAATTGATAATGAATTGCTTGAAACTCCTGAATAA
- a CDS encoding alpha/beta hydrolase-fold protein — MRSNPFLLILILFISFNSLAQSSLSKQVKHFTIETPQLDTIKKIWIYLPGNYRNTERKYPVIYMHDGQNLFDKETSYVGEWEVDEILDSIKTPEAIIVGIEHGGNKRIDELTPFPHEKYGGGKADVYLNFILNNLKPHIDSTYRTLPDHENTGIFGSSLGGLVAYYAALKYPNTFGMVGAYSPSFWFNDKIYDMTRESNLNTKTKFYFLVGTEESEEMVPDLKRMIEVLKEKGIKNEKFKVKYVEGGKHNEVMWSDNFLESYLWLMRN; from the coding sequence ATGAGATCGAACCCTTTTTTATTAATTCTAATACTATTTATCTCTTTCAACTCGCTGGCCCAAAGCAGTCTTTCTAAACAAGTAAAACACTTTACTATTGAGACGCCTCAGTTAGATACGATAAAAAAGATCTGGATTTATTTACCGGGAAATTATCGAAACACAGAGAGGAAATATCCCGTAATATATATGCACGACGGGCAGAATTTATTTGATAAAGAAACCTCGTACGTTGGTGAATGGGAAGTAGATGAAATCCTGGACAGCATCAAAACCCCTGAAGCTATTATTGTGGGTATTGAACATGGAGGCAACAAAAGAATTGATGAATTAACGCCTTTTCCGCATGAAAAATATGGCGGTGGAAAGGCAGATGTATATCTAAATTTTATTTTGAATAATTTAAAACCTCATATAGATAGCACCTATAGAACTTTGCCAGACCATGAAAATACCGGGATTTTCGGTTCTTCCCTTGGCGGTCTTGTAGCTTACTATGCCGCTTTGAAGTATCCAAATACCTTTGGAATGGTTGGAGCATATTCTCCTTCTTTCTGGTTCAATGATAAAATTTATGATATGACCCGGGAATCGAATTTAAACACAAAAACTAAATTTTATTTTCTGGTAGGTACTGAAGAGTCTGAGGAGATGGTTCCAGACCTGAAAAGAATGATCGAAGTTTTAAAAGAAAAAGGAATCAAAAACGAGAAATTTAAGGTTAAATATGTCGAAGGAGGTAAACATAATGAAGTTATGTGGAGCGATAATTTTCTGGAATCTTACCTTTGGTTAATGCGTAATTAA
- a CDS encoding GH3 auxin-responsive promoter family protein, translating to MAIFGSIIKSLIDLKENFTNEGEAGKNQVDVLRGLLKKAKDTSFGQHYKFDEILESDNIQKEFASRVPYFDYNKIDSEWWYKYQEGEENVTWPGRPPYFALSSGTTGKSSKKIPVTSEMLESIRNAGIKQVSALSNFDLPPDFFEKEIMMLGSSTDLQKEGDHEEGEISGISASNIPFWFKGYYKPGEEISKIDEWDDRVQKIAETAKEWDIGALSGIPSWMELMLKKVIEYHQVDNIHEIWPNLQVYTSGGVAFEPYEKSFEALLGRPVQVIDTYLASEGFLAFQSRPGTHSMKLILDNGIYFEFVPFKPEYINEDGSITEDAPVISLVDVTEEEDYVLLISTVSGAWRYLIGDTIKFTDIEKNEIKITGRTKFFLNVVGSQLSVNKMNDAVKELEDQFDIKIPEFVVAAKRAEDGEYYHYWYLGTEDNIADEELAEALDKALMNANKNYKVARGKALHGVKVTAIAPNMFHEWNARNKKKGGQVKMEKVMNEEKLDEWIQFLKEQGEIS from the coding sequence ATGGCAATATTTGGATCTATTATTAAGAGTCTTATAGACCTGAAAGAAAATTTCACCAACGAAGGAGAGGCCGGCAAAAACCAGGTAGATGTATTGAGAGGACTTTTAAAAAAGGCCAAAGATACTTCATTTGGACAGCATTATAAATTTGATGAAATTTTAGAATCAGATAATATTCAGAAAGAATTTGCCAGCCGGGTTCCCTATTTTGACTATAATAAGATAGATAGTGAATGGTGGTATAAGTATCAGGAAGGTGAAGAAAATGTTACCTGGCCGGGCAGACCTCCATATTTTGCATTAAGCTCAGGTACTACCGGGAAAAGCAGTAAAAAAATTCCTGTGACCAGTGAAATGCTGGAATCTATTCGTAACGCAGGGATTAAACAGGTGAGCGCCCTTAGTAATTTTGATCTGCCACCAGACTTTTTTGAGAAGGAGATTATGATGCTGGGTAGTTCTACAGATCTTCAAAAAGAGGGTGATCATGAAGAAGGTGAAATAAGCGGTATTAGTGCCAGCAATATTCCCTTCTGGTTTAAGGGATATTACAAACCAGGTGAAGAGATTTCAAAAATCGACGAATGGGACGATAGAGTTCAAAAAATTGCAGAGACGGCCAAAGAATGGGATATAGGAGCTTTAAGCGGTATTCCTTCCTGGATGGAACTTATGCTTAAAAAGGTAATTGAATATCATCAAGTTGACAATATTCATGAGATCTGGCCAAATCTCCAGGTATATACTTCTGGTGGTGTGGCTTTTGAACCTTATGAGAAAAGTTTTGAAGCGCTACTGGGAAGACCAGTACAGGTGATAGACACTTATTTGGCTTCTGAAGGATTTTTAGCATTTCAAAGCAGACCCGGAACTCACTCGATGAAACTTATTCTGGATAATGGAATCTATTTTGAATTTGTTCCATTTAAGCCTGAGTATATTAATGAAGATGGGTCTATTACAGAAGATGCTCCGGTTATTTCACTGGTAGATGTTACAGAAGAGGAAGATTATGTGCTTTTAATTTCCACTGTAAGCGGTGCCTGGAGATACCTAATTGGAGACACTATAAAGTTTACAGATATAGAGAAGAATGAGATAAAAATTACCGGTAGAACTAAGTTTTTTCTCAATGTTGTTGGATCGCAACTTTCAGTAAATAAAATGAATGATGCAGTAAAAGAATTAGAAGATCAGTTTGATATTAAAATTCCAGAATTTGTAGTTGCTGCAAAAAGGGCGGAAGATGGAGAGTATTATCACTACTGGTATCTTGGAACTGAAGATAATATAGCTGATGAAGAACTTGCAGAAGCGCTGGATAAAGCATTAATGAATGCAAATAAAAATTATAAAGTAGCAAGGGGAAAGGCGTTACACGGTGTCAAAGTTACAGCAATAGCCCCTAATATGTTCCACGAGTGGAATGCCCGTAATAAGAAAAAAGGGGGGCAGGTAAAAATGGAAAAAGTGATGAACGAGGAAAAGCTTGATGAGTGGATTCAATTTTTAAAAGAACAGGGAGAGATCAGTTAA
- a CDS encoding DUF4168 domain-containing protein produces MKKFFSSLLFVVAVGTASVSAQSTTMPQQQEKIEVSDAELAQFAEVFQKMRMMNQEVQKEMMAVVQEEDFELQRFNEIHQAKMDPEKEIETTKEEDEKYKEVVADLEEMQPEFQKKMQNVISESDLSMERYQQLAMALRSDADLQQRLQEMMKS; encoded by the coding sequence ATGAAGAAGTTTTTTAGTAGTTTGTTATTTGTAGTAGCAGTAGGAACAGCCTCGGTATCGGCCCAATCTACTACAATGCCACAACAACAGGAAAAGATAGAAGTAAGTGATGCCGAATTAGCACAGTTTGCTGAGGTGTTTCAAAAAATGAGAATGATGAATCAGGAGGTTCAGAAGGAAATGATGGCCGTGGTTCAGGAAGAAGATTTTGAACTTCAAAGGTTCAATGAAATCCATCAGGCTAAAATGGATCCAGAAAAAGAGATTGAAACTACTAAGGAAGAAGACGAAAAATACAAAGAAGTTGTTGCAGATCTGGAAGAAATGCAACCGGAGTTTCAGAAAAAAATGCAGAACGTAATTTCTGAAAGTGATCTTAGCATGGAGAGATATCAACAACTTGCTATGGCTCTAAGATCTGATGCTGATCTTCAGCAAAGACTTCAGGAAATGATGAAGAGTTAA